In Rhizobium sp. N324, a single genomic region encodes these proteins:
- a CDS encoding alpha/beta hydrolase, protein MANFALEVTRLGFSALQAVSPELAGRMAFRLFCRTPSPRPKGAKAKAAHAAGAARLAGAEHFTLKLASGAKAHAYRLNGGARGKRPRFLVTHGWGSSGEYMAELVSMLAATGAEVVALDFPGHGRAGGCSLHMGLAVGAIAAAGERFGTFDAVIGHSFGGAALMVSAAGLLPDMGPVACERLVLIGAPSEMRWLFVDFGRMIGLRPAAQAALENEVYRVTGRRLEAFDADNTAGGIGRPVLVIHAEDDKEVPPAHARRYGAAGASVRLFWANGFGHRRIVGAAPVFGAIAAFLDGDRGEEGAFDESIKKVAEIIPFFELPARRATL, encoded by the coding sequence ATGGCAAATTTTGCGCTGGAGGTCACCCGTCTGGGTTTTTCGGCTCTGCAGGCGGTTTCACCGGAGCTGGCCGGCAGGATGGCATTCCGGCTGTTCTGCCGCACACCGTCGCCGCGGCCGAAGGGCGCGAAGGCAAAGGCGGCGCACGCCGCGGGCGCGGCCCGGCTTGCCGGCGCCGAGCATTTTACCCTCAAGCTTGCCAGCGGGGCGAAAGCGCATGCCTATCGGCTGAACGGCGGGGCGAGGGGAAAACGCCCGCGTTTCCTGGTGACGCATGGCTGGGGCTCGAGTGGCGAATATATGGCCGAGCTCGTCTCGATGCTTGCGGCAACCGGTGCGGAAGTGGTGGCGCTCGATTTTCCCGGCCACGGGCGCGCCGGCGGGTGTTCCCTGCATATGGGGCTTGCGGTCGGTGCGATCGCCGCGGCCGGGGAGCGGTTCGGCACCTTCGATGCGGTCATCGGCCATTCCTTTGGCGGTGCGGCGCTGATGGTCTCGGCGGCCGGCCTGCTGCCCGACATGGGGCCTGTTGCCTGCGAACGGCTGGTGCTGATCGGCGCGCCAAGCGAGATGCGCTGGCTGTTTGTCGATTTCGGCCGGATGATCGGCCTTCGCCCCGCGGCGCAGGCTGCGCTGGAGAATGAGGTTTATCGCGTCACCGGGAGGCGACTTGAGGCGTTCGACGCGGACAATACGGCAGGCGGCATCGGCCGGCCGGTGCTCGTCATCCATGCCGAGGACGACAAGGAGGTGCCGCCGGCCCATGCCAGGCGGTACGGTGCGGCGGGTGCAAGTGTGCGCCTGTTCTGGGCGAACGGCTTCGGGCACCGGCGCATCGTGGGCGCAGCGCCGGTGTTTGGCGCGATTGCGGCTTTTCTCGACGGCGATCGGGGTGAAGAGGGCGCGTTTGACGAAAGCATCAAAAAAGTTGCGGAGATCATTCCGTTTTTTGAGCTTCCGGCGCGGCGCGCGACATTGTAG
- a CDS encoding MarR family winged helix-turn-helix transcriptional regulator yields MNKNQSLPWDHPRFRSWIAVARACQLMQQSLTRSLADLDIKPPHLDILVNLYRFEGISQQELARKLLVGRSNMSMLLPQMEKRELIERRGDARDKRVLRLYLTGEGRRLTEAAMAIQTDLIERTLSDEPIEQCMATAISMERIIATLLKDLSDDD; encoded by the coding sequence ATGAACAAAAATCAATCCCTTCCCTGGGATCATCCGCGTTTTCGCAGCTGGATCGCGGTGGCGCGCGCCTGCCAGCTGATGCAGCAGTCGCTGACCCGCTCGCTGGCCGATCTCGACATCAAGCCGCCGCACCTCGATATTCTGGTCAATCTCTATCGTTTCGAAGGCATCTCGCAGCAGGAGCTGGCGCGCAAGCTGCTGGTCGGCCGCTCCAATATGAGCATGCTCTTGCCGCAGATGGAAAAACGGGAGCTGATAGAGCGGCGCGGCGACGCGCGCGACAAGCGCGTGCTGCGCCTCTACCTCACCGGGGAAGGCCGCCGGCTGACCGAGGCGGCGATGGCGATCCAGACCGACCTCATCGAACGCACGCTCTCCGACGAACCGATCGAACAATGCATGGCGACGGCCATCTCGATGGAGCGCATCATCGCCACCCTGCTCAAGGATCTCAGCGACGACGACTGA
- a CDS encoding low temperature requirement protein A, producing the protein MTKANGKNWLRAKGSAAGSKVTFLELFFDLVFVFSISQLSHALAAHYTPLGAAEAALMTFAVWWVWIFTAWVTNWLDPDKMPVRGMLVALMMLGLLLSASLPEAFGDKGLLFAGAYVAMQVGRSLFATYAMTRVDRANTLNFVRITTWLIVAGVFWIAGGLLEHEARLIAWVIALAIEYAGPAAGFAVPGLGRSVPSDWDVSGAHMAERCALFVIICLGEAILVSGRTFSELPVSGLTGIVFVTGFVGTVAMWWLYFRFGHGRAAHRIEHEATPGALARQAFTYGHIPILAGIIVHAVAVEFMFSHPHETGDFGIAAAVLGGSGLFLIGNLWFKGATSGQLPLSHLAGLVLLILLAFSAPFIEIYLLGILATLVLIVVAAWEYRSLSGTSPAPTLH; encoded by the coding sequence ATGACAAAAGCGAACGGAAAGAACTGGCTGCGCGCCAAGGGGAGTGCGGCCGGCAGCAAGGTGACCTTCCTCGAACTGTTCTTCGACCTGGTCTTCGTCTTTTCGATCTCGCAGCTTTCGCATGCGCTTGCCGCTCATTATACGCCGCTTGGTGCCGCCGAAGCGGCGCTGATGACCTTTGCGGTCTGGTGGGTATGGATCTTCACCGCCTGGGTGACCAACTGGCTCGATCCCGACAAGATGCCGGTGCGCGGCATGCTTGTGGCGCTGATGATGCTGGGGCTGCTGCTGTCGGCCTCCCTTCCCGAGGCCTTCGGCGACAAGGGGTTGCTCTTTGCCGGTGCCTATGTGGCGATGCAGGTCGGGCGCTCGCTGTTTGCGACCTATGCGATGACACGCGTCGACCGCGCCAATACGCTGAATTTCGTCCGCATCACCACCTGGCTCATCGTTGCAGGCGTCTTCTGGATTGCCGGCGGGCTGCTGGAGCATGAAGCCCGGCTGATCGCCTGGGTGATCGCGCTGGCGATCGAATATGCCGGGCCGGCCGCGGGCTTTGCGGTGCCGGGCCTCGGCCGCTCCGTTCCCAGCGACTGGGATGTCTCCGGCGCGCATATGGCCGAGCGCTGCGCGCTCTTCGTCATCATCTGCCTCGGCGAAGCGATCCTGGTTTCCGGACGCACCTTTTCGGAGCTGCCGGTTTCAGGATTGACCGGGATCGTCTTCGTCACCGGCTTCGTCGGCACGGTCGCCATGTGGTGGCTTTATTTCCGTTTCGGCCACGGGCGCGCCGCCCACCGCATCGAACATGAGGCGACGCCGGGGGCGTTGGCGCGGCAGGCCTTCACCTATGGACATATCCCGATCTTGGCCGGCATCATCGTGCATGCGGTGGCCGTCGAGTTCATGTTCTCGCATCCGCACGAGACCGGCGATTTCGGCATTGCTGCGGCGGTGCTCGGCGGCTCCGGCCTGTTCCTGATCGGCAATCTCTGGTTCAAGGGCGCGACCAGCGGGCAGCTGCCGCTGTCGCATCTTGCCGGCCTCGTGTTGCTGATCCTGCTCGCCTTCTCAGCCCCCTTCATCGAGATCTATCTGCTGGGCATTCTGGCGACGCTGGTGCTGATCGTCGTCGCCGCCTGGGAATACCGCTCGCTGAGCGGTACATCGCCGGCGCCGACGCTGCATTGA
- a CDS encoding gamma-butyrobetaine hydroxylase-like domain-containing protein, giving the protein MSDIWPSEIRVSKDRQRLAVTFDDGRSFELSAELLRVLSPSAEVQGHGPGQRVTVPGKRNVAIISMTPTGNYAVRIGFDDMHDTGIYTWTYLRELGERGAELFSAYEDELREKGMNRDTAEKPR; this is encoded by the coding sequence ATGAGCGATATCTGGCCGAGCGAAATTCGCGTTTCGAAAGACCGGCAGCGGTTGGCGGTGACCTTCGACGACGGCCGGAGCTTCGAGCTGTCGGCTGAGCTTTTGCGCGTGCTGTCGCCGTCGGCCGAGGTGCAGGGCCACGGGCCGGGACAGCGGGTGACGGTGCCGGGCAAGCGCAACGTCGCGATCATCTCGATGACGCCGACCGGCAATTATGCCGTCAGGATCGGTTTCGACGACATGCACGATACCGGCATCTATACCTGGACTTATCTGCGCGAACTCGGCGAACGGGGCGCGGAGCTGTTTTCGGCCTATGAGGACGAGCTCCGCGAAAAAGGCATGAACCGCGACACGGCGGAAAAGCCGCGCTGA
- the moaA gene encoding GTP 3',8-cyclase MoaA, translating to MNTRVGTIGDASPLTADAHPMIDPFGRAVTYLRVSVTDRCDFRCTYCMAENMTFLPKKDLLTLEELDRLCSAFVAKGVRKIRLTGGEPLVRKNIMYLVRQLGEKIGSGLDELTLTTNGSQLSRHAEELYECGVRRINVSLDTLDPDKFRKITRWGDFAKVMEGIDAAQKAGIKIKLNAVALKDFNDAEMPDLLRFAHGRGMDLTVIETMPMGEIDEDRTDQYLPLSELRTDLEKQFTLSDIDYHTGGPARYVRVTETGGRLGFITPMTHNFCESCNRVRLTCTGTLYMCLGQNDAADLRTALRATEDDSLLHTAIDEAITRKPKGHDFIIDRTHNRPAVARHMSVTGG from the coding sequence TTGAATACCAGGGTAGGAACGATAGGCGATGCATCGCCGCTCACGGCGGATGCACATCCGATGATCGACCCGTTCGGCCGGGCCGTCACCTATCTGCGCGTCTCCGTCACCGACCGCTGCGATTTCCGCTGCACCTATTGCATGGCCGAGAACATGACCTTCCTGCCGAAGAAGGACCTGTTGACGCTGGAAGAGCTCGACCGGCTCTGTTCCGCCTTCGTCGCCAAGGGTGTGAGGAAGATCCGGCTGACCGGCGGCGAACCGCTGGTGCGCAAGAACATCATGTATCTTGTCCGCCAGCTCGGCGAAAAAATCGGTTCCGGCCTCGACGAGCTGACGCTGACCACCAATGGCTCGCAGCTCTCCCGCCATGCCGAGGAGCTCTACGAGTGCGGCGTGCGCCGCATCAACGTCTCGCTCGATACGCTCGATCCCGATAAGTTCCGCAAGATCACCCGCTGGGGCGATTTCGCCAAGGTGATGGAAGGCATCGACGCGGCGCAGAAGGCCGGCATCAAGATCAAGCTCAACGCCGTGGCGCTGAAGGATTTCAACGACGCCGAGATGCCCGATCTCCTGCGCTTCGCCCATGGCCGCGGCATGGACCTGACGGTGATCGAAACCATGCCGATGGGCGAGATAGACGAGGACCGCACCGACCAGTACCTGCCTCTCTCCGAGCTGCGCACCGATCTGGAAAAGCAGTTCACCCTCAGCGATATCGATTACCACACCGGCGGCCCGGCCCGTTACGTCAGGGTCACGGAGACCGGCGGCCGCCTCGGCTTCATCACGCCGATGACCCATAATTTCTGCGAGAGCTGCAATCGCGTCCGCCTGACCTGCACCGGCACGCTCTATATGTGCCTCGGCCAGAACGACGCCGCCGATCTTCGCACCGCACTGCGCGCCACCGAAGACGATTCCCTCCTCCACACCGCCATCGACGAGGCCATCACCCGCAAACCGAAGGGCCACGACTTCATCATCGACCGCACGCACAATAGGCCGGCCGTGGCGCGGCATATGAGTGTCACTGGTGGGTGA
- a CDS encoding methyltransferase domain-containing protein, protein MNSMNTNYSIRDEIRDFWSERAETFDQSVGHEIFSEGERKGWQRLIRKHLGEGQGRAALDLACGTAVISHLMNDVGFRVTGLDWSDAMLAKARAKAKKRGTDIRFISGDAESTMEPRDSYDVITNRHLVWTLVDPASAFKEWFAVLKPGGKVLILDGNMGKETWVKGLQKLWTKITGKPAASHMSPEMMARHQKIRSRVHFSHDMPAEAVVELLRKAGFVDIVVDRKLGDIHWAQARKMPFLRGLERMVQERFAICARKPG, encoded by the coding sequence ATGAATTCGATGAATACCAACTACTCGATCCGCGACGAAATTCGCGATTTCTGGTCGGAGCGGGCTGAGACCTTCGACCAGAGCGTCGGCCATGAAATCTTTTCGGAAGGCGAGCGGAAGGGCTGGCAGCGGCTGATCCGGAAGCATCTCGGCGAAGGGCAGGGGCGCGCAGCACTCGATCTCGCCTGCGGCACCGCCGTGATATCGCATCTGATGAATGATGTCGGCTTCAGGGTCACCGGGCTCGACTGGTCGGACGCGATGCTGGCGAAGGCGCGCGCCAAGGCGAAGAAGCGCGGCACCGATATCCGCTTCATCTCCGGCGACGCCGAAAGCACCATGGAGCCGCGGGACAGCTACGACGTCATCACCAACCGGCACCTTGTCTGGACGCTGGTGGACCCAGCCTCGGCCTTCAAGGAATGGTTCGCGGTGCTGAAGCCAGGCGGCAAAGTGCTGATCCTCGACGGCAATATGGGCAAGGAGACCTGGGTCAAGGGCCTGCAGAAGCTTTGGACGAAGATCACTGGCAAGCCGGCTGCGAGCCATATGTCGCCGGAGATGATGGCGCGGCACCAGAAGATCCGCTCGCGCGTGCATTTCTCCCATGACATGCCGGCCGAAGCGGTCGTCGAGCTTCTGCGCAAGGCCGGATTTGTGGACATCGTCGTCGACCGCAAGCTTGGGGACATTCATTGGGCGCAGGCGCGCAAGATGCCGTTTCTCAGGGGGCTGGAGCGGATGGTGCAGGAGCGGTTTGCGATTTGTGCGCGTAAGCCTGGGTGA
- a CDS encoding ABC transporter substrate-binding protein — translation MNFAKLLAVSAAAIAGLMPLSAWAQSFTVKDVAGREVSFDKPVERVILGEGRMLYAVAPIEKEDPFAKIVGWRNDLWTTDKDGFNAYVAKFPKGKDLPFLGNLTDGTLQTETVVKLHPDVLLLPIGNKTAADEVKLKDMLAGIGVKIVYIDFREHILANTEPSLKILGQLFGHEDRAEAVAAYWKEQMARVTDRLKAANPPKPNVFMYRAAGLVECCGTFGPDNFGLMVDLAGGHNLGSDFLPGYTGSINAEQVVASNPDVIVVTGSNWSQTKDAKDFVNVGPNAAATFTDSRKALNTLMENPAFTGSRAVAGGNVHAIWHQFYTSPYQFVAVQQLAKWFHPNLFADLDPDATFKEFHEKFLPVAYQPGYWVDAKASQ, via the coding sequence ATGAATTTCGCAAAACTGCTCGCAGTGTCCGCAGCTGCGATTGCCGGCTTGATGCCGCTTTCGGCCTGGGCGCAGTCCTTCACCGTCAAGGATGTCGCCGGCCGCGAAGTCAGCTTCGACAAGCCGGTCGAGCGTGTGATCCTTGGGGAAGGCCGCATGCTCTACGCCGTCGCGCCGATCGAGAAGGAAGATCCCTTCGCCAAGATCGTCGGCTGGCGCAACGATCTCTGGACCACCGATAAGGACGGCTTCAACGCCTATGTCGCGAAGTTTCCCAAAGGCAAGGACCTGCCCTTCCTCGGCAATCTGACGGATGGCACGCTACAGACCGAGACCGTCGTCAAGCTACATCCCGATGTGCTTTTGCTGCCGATCGGCAACAAGACGGCAGCCGACGAAGTCAAGCTCAAGGACATGCTCGCCGGTATCGGCGTGAAGATCGTCTATATCGATTTTCGCGAGCATATTCTCGCCAACACCGAGCCGAGCCTGAAGATCCTCGGCCAGCTCTTTGGCCATGAGGACCGCGCCGAAGCCGTCGCTGCCTACTGGAAAGAGCAGATGGCGCGCGTCACCGACAGGCTGAAGGCCGCCAATCCGCCGAAGCCGAATGTCTTCATGTACCGCGCCGCCGGCCTGGTGGAATGCTGCGGCACCTTCGGCCCCGATAATTTCGGCCTGATGGTCGATCTGGCCGGCGGCCATAACCTCGGCTCCGATTTCCTGCCGGGCTATACCGGTTCGATCAATGCCGAACAGGTCGTCGCCTCCAATCCCGATGTCATCGTCGTCACCGGCTCCAACTGGAGCCAGACCAAGGATGCCAAGGACTTCGTCAATGTCGGCCCGAATGCGGCCGCGACCTTCACCGACAGCCGCAAGGCGCTGAACACGCTGATGGAAAACCCGGCTTTCACCGGCTCCAGGGCAGTTGCCGGCGGCAACGTCCATGCGATCTGGCACCAGTTCTATACCAGCCCCTATCAATTCGTCGCCGTGCAGCAGCTCGCCAAGTGGTTCCACCCGAACCTCTTTGCCGATCTCGATCCGGATGCCACCTTCAAGGAATTCCACGAAAAATTCCTGCCGGTCGCCTATCAGCCGGGTTATTGGGTCGATGCCAAGGCGAGCCAGTAG
- a CDS encoding FecCD family ABC transporter permease — translation MAEIAAISVEGEAGRERYRALTRRKLLILAAMTAALCLSFSVDLAWGPARYSLSEVVAALLDPSSVSDQVRAVVWNIRMPVAVMAIVVGASLSVAGAQMQTILANPLASPFTLGISAAASFGAALAIVTSVPLLPVAAGLLVPVNAFIMALIATLFIHFVSQARGVSVQTVVLLGIALVFTFNAALAFLQYLASEQALSAVVFWTMGSLTKATWPKIWVTLAVLLIALPLFARNAWALTAIRLGEDKAASFGVNVRRIRLETMLVVSLLAAVPVSFVGTIGFVGLVGPHIARMILGEDQRFFLPGSILSGALLLSLTSIVSKSIIPGVVFPIGIITALVGVPFFFSLILSNRSRSW, via the coding sequence ATGGCCGAGATCGCCGCCATATCGGTTGAAGGAGAAGCTGGGAGGGAGCGCTACCGCGCCCTCACCCGGCGCAAGCTTTTGATCCTAGCCGCCATGACGGCGGCGCTCTGCCTGTCCTTCTCAGTCGATCTCGCCTGGGGACCGGCCCGCTACAGCCTCAGTGAGGTCGTCGCCGCCCTCCTCGACCCCTCCTCCGTTTCCGATCAGGTGCGGGCCGTCGTCTGGAATATCCGCATGCCGGTCGCCGTGATGGCGATCGTCGTCGGTGCCTCGCTCTCCGTCGCCGGTGCGCAGATGCAGACGATCCTCGCCAATCCGCTGGCCAGCCCCTTCACGCTCGGCATCTCGGCGGCGGCAAGCTTCGGCGCGGCTCTGGCGATCGTCACCAGCGTTCCGCTGCTGCCGGTCGCCGCCGGCCTGCTCGTGCCGGTCAATGCCTTCATCATGGCGCTGATTGCGACACTTTTCATCCATTTCGTCTCGCAGGCCCGCGGCGTCTCGGTGCAAACAGTGGTGCTGCTCGGCATCGCCCTGGTTTTCACCTTCAACGCGGCCCTCGCCTTCCTGCAATATCTCGCCTCCGAACAGGCGCTGTCGGCAGTCGTCTTCTGGACGATGGGCAGCCTCACAAAAGCCACCTGGCCGAAGATCTGGGTGACGCTCGCCGTTCTGCTGATTGCCCTTCCGCTCTTCGCCCGCAATGCCTGGGCGCTGACCGCCATCCGCCTCGGCGAGGACAAGGCCGCGAGCTTCGGCGTCAATGTCCGCCGCATTCGGCTGGAAACCATGCTTGTCGTCTCGCTGCTGGCCGCAGTCCCCGTCAGCTTCGTCGGCACCATCGGTTTCGTCGGCCTCGTTGGCCCCCATATCGCCCGCATGATTCTCGGCGAGGATCAGCGCTTCTTCCTGCCGGGCTCGATTCTGTCAGGCGCGCTGCTGCTGTCGCTGACCTCGATCGTCTCGAAGTCGATCATCCCCGGCGTCGTCTTCCCGATCGGCATCATCACCGCGCTGGTCGGCGTGCCCTTCTTCTTCTCGCTCATCCTCTCGAACAGGAGCCGGTCATGGTAG